A genomic region of Arachis stenosperma cultivar V10309 chromosome 9, arast.V10309.gnm1.PFL2, whole genome shotgun sequence contains the following coding sequences:
- the LOC130951390 gene encoding germin-like protein subfamily 3 member 1 yields MLPILFLIPLLLSTTSHASVQDFCVAETTASDTPAGFPCKPEANVTSSDFVYTGLSVPGKIIDLINAAVTPAFVTQFPGLNGLGLSALRLDLGPGGVVPLHSHPGATELLIVKSGHITAGFVSSANSVYIATVKTGELMIFPQGLLHFQVAAGKKGAVAFAFFSSPNPGLQILDFALFASNFSTPLIAKTTFLDPELIKKLKGVLGGSG; encoded by the coding sequence ATGCTTCCCATTCTCTTCCTCATCCCACTTCTCTTATCCACAACTTCCCATGCATCAGTCCAAGACTTCTGTGTGGCAGAAACCACAGCATCAGACACCCCTGCAGGTTTCCCCTGCAAGCCCGAAGCCAATGTAACCTCCTCCGACTTCGTCTACACCGGCCTCTCCGTCCCCGGAAAAATCATTGACCTCATAAACGCCGCCGTCACGCCGGCATTTGTCACCCAATTCCCAGGCCTGAACGGCCTCGGCCTCTCGGCCTTGAGGCTAGACCTGGGTCCGGGTGGTGTGGTTCCTCTTCACTCCCACCCTGGCGCCACAGAGCTACTAATTGTGAAGAGTGGCCATATAACTGCCGGGTTCGTCTCTTCGGCGAACTCGGTTTATATAGCCACAGTTAAGACAGGAGAGCTTATGATTTTCCCTCAAGGCTTGCTGCATTTTCAGGTAGCTGCTGGAAAGAAAGGCGCTGttgcttttgctttttttaGTAGCCCCAATCCTGGACTTCAGATTCTTGATTTTGCTTTGTTTGCAAGCAACTTCTCTACTCCATTGATTGCAAAGACTACTTTCCTTGACCCTGAATTGATCAAGAAGCTTAAGGGTGTTCTTGGTGGAAGCGGCTAG
- the LOC130951335 gene encoding pentatricopeptide repeat-containing protein At5g46460, mitochondrial: protein MNPTHSFQSLFNLRFIFAGATIGYWRRPFSDIASTTTSYKHELIHRLNTQTLQEARGFFDQIPYPHVTLATIMISAYACHHMLPEALDLFRKIPSKDVVSWNSIIKGCIYCGNFATARKLFDEMPHRNVVTWTTLVDGLLRLGRVEDAERLFWAMPNRDVAAWNAMVHGYCSNGRVEDAMRLFYRMPLKDVISWTSMIGGLDQNGKSDEALVLFEKMVCSGVKPSANTLVCGLAAAAKAWAFHAGVQIHNCVLKLGYCCFDEFVTASLVTFYASCKQMEAACNVFDEVVQRNVVVWTALVTGYGLNDRHQEALEVFGKMMKMNVVPNESSFTSALNSCCGLEDVERGKEFHAAATKMGLESSVYVGGSLVVMYSKCGYIGDAILVFKRISEKSIVSWNSIIVGCAEHGCGMWALTLFRQMLHEIDPDEITLTGLLSACSRCGMFQKAKCLFRYFGQKRSITLTVEHYACMVDVLGRCGELDEAEALVTSMPVKANSMVWLILLSACRMHSNLHVAERAARKIFEMEPNCSDAYVLLSNMYAASNRWDEVDEIRRTMKDNRVVKQPGSSWLTLNGLRHEFLSADRSRPLTEKIYQKLY from the coding sequence ATGAATCCTACACACTCATTTCAATCACTGTTCAATCTAAGATTCATATTCGCCGGCGCCACCATCGGATACTGGAGGAGACCCTTCTCAGATATTGCAAGTACTACCACTTCATACAAGCATGAGCTCATTCACCGCCTCAACACACAAACCTTGCAGGAGGCACGTGGCTTCTTCGACCAAATCCCTTACCCTCACGTGACCCTTGCCACCATCATGATTTCTGCCTACGCCTGCCACCACATGCTCCCTGAAGCGCTCGACCTCTTCCGCAAGATACCCTCTAAGGATGTGGTTTCCTGGAACTCCATCATAAAGGGTTGTATATATTGCGGCAATTTCGCCACTGCACGGAAACTGTTCGACGAAATGCCACACCGAAATGTCGTGACTTGGACCACCCTTGTTGATGGGTTGTTACGTTTGGGAAGAGTCGAGGATGCTGAGAGGTTGTTTTGGGCCATGCCAAATAGAGACGTGGCTGCCTGGAATGCTATGGTTCATGGATATTGCAGTAATGGCAGGGTGGAAGATGCCATGCGCTTGTTTTATAGAATGCCCTTGAAAGATGTGATTTCTTGGACTTCAATGATTGGTGGACTTGACCAGAATGGGAAGAGTGACGAGGCTTTGGTTCTCTTTGAGAAGATGGTGTGTTCTGGTGTTAAGCCTTCGGCTAATACCCTGGTTTGCGGGTTGGCAGCTGCTGCTAAAGCGTGGGCTTTTCACGCTGGTGTTCAGATTCATAATTGTGTGTTGAAGTTGGGTTATTGTTGTTTTGATGAATTTGTAACAGCTTCACTTGTCACGTTTTATGCAAGTTGCAAGCAAATGGAGGCTGCATGTAATGTTTTTGATGAGGTTGTTCAGAGGAATGTGGTAGTTTGGACTGCTCTTGTGACAGGGTATGGTTTGAATGATAGGCATCAAGAGGCATTAGAGGTCTTTGGGAAAATGATGAAAATGAATGTGGTTCCAAATGAATCTTCTTTCACAAGTGCTTTGAATTCATGTTGTGGGTTGGAGGATGTTGAGAGGGGGAAAGAGTTTCATGCAGCAGCAACTAAGATGGGTTTGGAAAGTAGTGTGTACGTGGGAGGTTCTCTAGTTGTCATGTATAGTAAATGTGGCTATATTGGTGATGCAATCCTTGTTTTTAAAAGGATTAGTGAGAAAAGTATTGTATCGTGGAACTCTATTATTGTCGGTTGTGCAGAGCATGGATGTGGCATGTGGGCTCTTACACTCTTTAGACAAATGCTGCATGAGATTGATCCGGATGAAATCACCTTAACTGGTTTGCTCTCTGCATGTAGCCGATGTGGGATGTTTCAAAAGGCGAAGTGTCTCTTCAGATACTTTGGCCAGAAAAGATCAATTACACTGACAGTTGAGCACTATGCATGTATGGTGGATGTACTTGGCAGGTGCGGAGAGCTGGATGAAGCAGAAGCACTGGTGACAAGCATGCCTGTGAAAGCAAATTCAATGGTTTGGCTGATCTTACTGAGTGCATGCAGGATGCATTCTAATTTACATGTAGCTGAAAGAGCGGCAAGAAAGATATTTGAAATGGAGCCCAATTGCAGTGATGCATATGTGTTGCTTTCTAACATGTATGCAGCTTCAAACCGATGGGATGAAGTAGATGAGATAAGGAGAACAATGAAAGATAACAGAGTTGTGAAACAACCCGGATCCAGTTGGCTAACCTTAAACGGACTGAGGCATGAATTTCTTTCTGCAGATAGGTCACGTCCTCTCACTGAGAAAATTTATCAAAAGCTGTACTGA